In Nocardia asteroides, the following proteins share a genomic window:
- a CDS encoding acyl-CoA dehydrogenase, translating into MGHYIANVRDIEFNLFEVLGVDSVLNSRAFGDLDAETARVMLSEAAALAEGPLAESFAAADRNPPAFLPGEHRIEVPEALAATVRVAKDAQWWRLGLAEGAGGHTAPAPLTWAINEILHCADPSAAFYYSLGPAMANVLYAVGTEQQKRWAAGGIDRGWSATMVLTEPDAGSDVGAGRTRAIEQPDGTWHIEGVKRFISGGDVGDTAENIFHLVLARPEGAGPGTKGLSLFYVPNHLFDPDTLELRARNGVFVTGVEHKMGLKSSPTCEVTFGGHGIPAVGYLVGDVHDGIAQMFKVIENARMTVGVKSAGTLSTGYLNALAYAKQRVQGADMTEMQDKSAPRVPIIAHPDVRRSLMRQKAYAEGLRAVYLYTAAHQDEIVAQTVSGAGPELAHQVQDLLLPVVKGVGSERAYELLTESLQTLGGSGFLQDYPIEQYIRDAKIDSLYEGTTAIQSLDFFFRKIIRGQGVALAHLADRITITIDGGCEAVKSDLESLATALADVQGMAASLTGYLMAARNDPRELYKVGLGSVRFLLAVGDLLIGWRLLAQAVVADAALAAGAAGRDAAFYRGKLAVAGFFARTVLPQLSATRAVLQNLDADIMDLDESAF; encoded by the coding sequence ATGGGTCACTACATCGCGAATGTGCGCGATATCGAATTCAACTTGTTCGAAGTCCTGGGAGTGGATTCCGTCCTGAATTCCCGCGCATTCGGCGACCTGGACGCCGAGACGGCGCGGGTGATGCTGAGCGAGGCCGCCGCCCTGGCCGAAGGCCCGCTGGCCGAGTCGTTCGCCGCCGCCGACCGCAACCCGCCGGCCTTCCTGCCCGGCGAACACCGCATCGAGGTGCCCGAGGCGCTGGCGGCGACCGTGCGGGTGGCCAAGGACGCGCAGTGGTGGCGGCTGGGACTGGCCGAAGGCGCGGGCGGCCACACCGCGCCCGCCCCGCTCACCTGGGCGATCAACGAGATCCTGCACTGTGCCGACCCGTCGGCGGCCTTCTACTACAGCCTGGGCCCGGCCATGGCGAACGTGCTCTACGCGGTGGGCACCGAACAGCAGAAGCGCTGGGCCGCAGGCGGAATCGACCGGGGCTGGTCGGCGACGATGGTGCTGACCGAACCGGACGCCGGCTCCGACGTGGGCGCCGGACGCACCAGGGCGATCGAGCAGCCCGACGGCACCTGGCACATCGAGGGCGTCAAGCGGTTCATCTCCGGCGGCGACGTCGGCGACACGGCCGAGAACATCTTCCACCTCGTGCTGGCCCGCCCCGAGGGAGCCGGCCCCGGCACCAAGGGCCTGAGCCTGTTCTATGTCCCGAACCACCTGTTCGATCCCGACACCCTCGAACTGCGCGCCCGCAACGGTGTCTTCGTGACCGGCGTCGAACACAAGATGGGCTTGAAATCCTCGCCGACCTGCGAGGTCACCTTCGGTGGCCACGGCATCCCGGCGGTGGGCTACCTGGTGGGTGACGTGCACGACGGCATCGCGCAGATGTTCAAGGTGATCGAGAACGCGCGCATGACCGTCGGCGTGAAATCGGCGGGCACCCTGTCCACCGGCTACCTCAACGCGCTGGCCTACGCCAAACAGCGGGTGCAGGGCGCCGACATGACCGAAATGCAGGACAAGTCCGCACCGCGGGTGCCGATCATCGCCCACCCCGATGTGCGGCGCAGCCTGATGCGGCAGAAGGCCTACGCCGAGGGCTTGCGCGCCGTCTATCTCTACACGGCGGCACACCAGGACGAGATCGTCGCGCAGACGGTGTCCGGCGCGGGCCCGGAGCTGGCGCACCAGGTCCAGGATCTGCTGCTGCCGGTCGTGAAAGGGGTGGGCTCCGAACGGGCCTACGAATTGCTGACCGAATCGCTGCAGACGCTGGGCGGCTCGGGTTTCCTCCAGGACTATCCGATCGAGCAGTACATCCGCGACGCCAAGATCGACTCGCTGTACGAGGGCACCACCGCCATCCAATCCCTGGACTTCTTCTTCCGCAAGATCATTCGCGGACAGGGTGTGGCGCTGGCCCATCTGGCCGACCGGATCACGATCACCATCGACGGCGGGTGCGAGGCGGTGAAGTCGGATCTCGAGTCGCTGGCCACCGCACTGGCCGATGTCCAGGGCATGGCGGCATCGCTGACCGGCTACCTGATGGCGGCACGGAACGATCCGCGGGAGCTGTACAAGGTGGGCCTCGGTTCGGTGCGCTTCCTGCTGGCCGTGGGCGATCTGCTGATCGGCTGGCGGCTACTGGCGCAGGCCGTCGTCGCCGACGCGGCGCTGGCCGCCGGTGCCGCCGGGCGCGACGCGGCGTTCTATCGCGGCAAACTCGCCGTGGCCGGATTCTTCGCCCGCACGGTGCTGCCGCAGCTGAGCGCCACCCGCGCTGTACTCCAGAATCTCGACGCCGACATCATGGATCTCGACGAATCCGCCTTCTGA
- the sigK gene encoding ECF RNA polymerase sigma factor SigK has protein sequence MTNSPGAAPIRLRAVADPAPACPATAGPDRAVQARLVTLLGEVANGDRTAFAEFYRATSPRVFGLALRVVRNHGAAEDITQEVFLQAWSLAGDYDPDKASPIGWLMMLTHRRAVDRVRAEQSATSRDLVFGHTHLGRDHDSVAEEVTQRLDEQSVQDCLDTMTDLQREAVALAYYSGRTYVEVSETLAVPLPTVKSRIRDGLKRLENCLTGGNSR, from the coding sequence ATGACGAACTCGCCGGGCGCCGCACCGATCCGCCTGCGCGCGGTCGCCGACCCGGCTCCGGCCTGCCCGGCCACCGCCGGGCCCGATCGCGCCGTCCAGGCCCGGCTGGTGACACTGCTGGGCGAGGTCGCGAACGGCGACCGGACGGCGTTCGCCGAGTTCTACCGCGCGACCAGCCCCCGGGTGTTCGGGCTGGCGCTGCGGGTGGTGCGCAACCACGGCGCCGCCGAGGACATCACCCAGGAGGTGTTCCTGCAGGCCTGGTCACTGGCCGGCGACTACGACCCGGACAAGGCCAGCCCGATCGGCTGGCTGATGATGCTGACCCACCGGCGCGCGGTCGACCGGGTGCGCGCCGAGCAGTCCGCGACGAGCCGCGACCTGGTGTTCGGGCACACCCATCTGGGCCGTGACCACGACAGCGTGGCCGAGGAGGTCACCCAGCGGCTCGACGAACAGTCGGTGCAGGACTGTCTCGACACGATGACCGACCTGCAACGCGAGGCGGTGGCGCTGGCGTACTACAGCGGGCGCACCTACGTCGAGGTCTCCGAGACCCTGGCGGTGCCGTTGCCGACGGTGAAGAGCCGGATCCGGGACGGCTTGAAACGACTCGAGAACTGTTTGACCGGAGGGAATTCCCGATGA
- a CDS encoding molybdopterin-dependent oxidoreductase, with product MARRIPRLPGRTTAVLAMTAAAATVLGAGHLVAAFLDPDASSFYVLGATVVDHTPKWLKDSAIRWFGTNDKLALAITMLAVMAVAAAVLGLVARRRPALGAGVLGALGVVVAGLALLRPTAELSFAVPALVGAALGVAVAWLLFTIPAAGGPGAGLSRRGFLLAVAGVAAGAAAAGAAGRVIGARLRDIAADRAGFVLPRVTAPASPVLPAMDLGVPGLTRLVTPNAEFYRIDTALQLPALTRAQWRLRIHGMVARDIELDFDALSSRPAVESLITLTCVSNEVGGGLAGTATWTGYRLADLLAEAGPDPDADMILSRSVDGFTAGTPLDAVLGNPDALLAVAMNGEALPQAHGYPVRMLVPGLYGYVSATKWVVDLELTRFDRARAYWTDRGWAQRAPIKTASRIDVPAAFATLAPGPVTVAGVAWAQGRGITAVEIQVDDGPWQQATLAAAYSLDTWRQWTWTWDALPGSHTLRVRAVDGSGTVQTDARVSPFPDGATGRHSRVVTVR from the coding sequence ATGGCCCGCCGCATCCCCCGGCTGCCCGGCCGCACCACCGCCGTGCTCGCCATGACCGCCGCCGCGGCGACGGTCCTCGGCGCCGGACACCTCGTCGCCGCGTTCCTCGATCCCGACGCGTCCTCGTTCTACGTGCTCGGCGCCACCGTGGTCGACCACACACCGAAATGGTTGAAGGACAGCGCGATTCGCTGGTTCGGCACCAACGACAAACTGGCACTGGCGATCACGATGCTCGCGGTCATGGCGGTGGCGGCCGCGGTGCTCGGCCTGGTCGCGCGTCGCAGGCCGGCGCTCGGGGCGGGTGTGCTGGGCGCGCTCGGTGTCGTGGTGGCGGGTCTGGCGCTGCTGCGGCCTACCGCGGAGCTGTCCTTCGCCGTTCCGGCGCTGGTGGGGGCGGCGCTGGGTGTCGCGGTGGCCTGGTTGCTGTTCACGATTCCCGCCGCCGGCGGACCCGGGGCCGGGCTGTCCCGCCGCGGCTTCCTGCTGGCGGTGGCGGGTGTGGCGGCAGGCGCGGCGGCCGCGGGCGCCGCGGGGCGGGTCATCGGTGCCCGGCTGCGTGATATCGCCGCCGACCGTGCGGGTTTCGTGCTTCCGCGCGTCACGGCTCCCGCGTCACCGGTGCTGCCCGCCATGGACCTCGGCGTTCCGGGCCTGACCCGCCTGGTCACCCCGAACGCGGAGTTCTACCGCATCGACACGGCCTTGCAGTTGCCCGCGCTGACCCGTGCGCAGTGGCGCCTGCGGATCCACGGCATGGTGGCCCGGGACATCGAACTCGACTTCGACGCGCTCAGCTCGCGGCCCGCCGTCGAATCGCTGATCACGCTGACGTGCGTGTCGAACGAGGTCGGGGGCGGTCTCGCCGGGACGGCCACCTGGACCGGTTACCGCCTGGCGGACCTGCTGGCCGAGGCGGGCCCGGACCCCGACGCCGACATGATCCTGTCGCGCAGCGTCGACGGCTTCACCGCGGGCACCCCGCTCGACGCGGTCCTCGGTAACCCGGACGCCCTGCTGGCCGTCGCCATGAACGGCGAGGCGCTGCCCCAAGCCCACGGGTATCCGGTCCGGATGCTCGTGCCCGGCCTCTACGGGTACGTCTCGGCGACCAAATGGGTCGTCGACCTCGAACTCACCCGCTTCGACCGCGCCCGCGCGTATTGGACCGACCGCGGCTGGGCGCAGCGCGCGCCCATCAAGACCGCCTCGCGAATCGACGTTCCGGCCGCCTTCGCGACACTGGCGCCGGGACCGGTGACGGTGGCGGGTGTCGCGTGGGCGCAAGGCCGTGGCATCACCGCCGTCGAGATCCAGGTCGACGACGGACCCTGGCAGCAGGCCACGCTCGCCGCGGCCTACTCCCTCGACACCTGGCGGCAGTGGACCTGGACCTGGGACGCGCTGCCCGGCAGCCACACGCTGCGGGTGCGCGCCGTCGACGGCTCCGGGACGGTGCAGACCGACGCGCGGGTCAGCCCGTTTCCCGACGGCGCCACCGGCAGGCACAGCCGGGTGGTGACCGTGCGCTGA
- a CDS encoding MerR family transcriptional regulator has product MVSPHDAVPAAQAVYAISVAAELAGIGVQTLRLYEQHGLLTPARSAGGTRRYSGDDLTRLRRITTLTEEGVNLAAVARILELEDTVARLRAERDQLRDRRK; this is encoded by the coding sequence ATGGTCTCCCCGCACGACGCGGTGCCGGCAGCGCAGGCGGTGTACGCGATCTCCGTGGCCGCCGAACTGGCGGGCATCGGAGTCCAGACTCTGCGCCTGTACGAACAGCACGGGCTGCTCACGCCCGCCCGCAGCGCGGGGGGTACCCGCCGCTACAGCGGCGACGACCTGACCCGTCTGCGCCGGATCACCACCCTCACCGAGGAAGGCGTCAACCTCGCGGCGGTCGCGCGCATCCTCGAGCTCGAAGACACCGTCGCCCGGCTGCGCGCCGAACGCGACCAGCTTCGTGACAGGCGGAAATAG
- a CDS encoding PAS and ANTAR domain-containing protein produces the protein MTESEAVGGDDERFARAYRPAQVGRFTFWFTTGRWEWSPEVYRMHGYAPGEVEPTTELLLSHKHPDDRDVVAGLIHRTITEGAPFSSRHRFLDTAGRVHTVMVVADRLLNDYGEPVATTGYYLDLTGTVDAAAATAAGEAVDEAFAGVVAARAVTEQAKGVLMRMYGIDAEQAFKVLVWRSQEANIKLRDVAAQVIADLKLVPPPPPETITAFDHLLLTNHERINRQRDT, from the coding sequence GTGACGGAATCGGAGGCCGTGGGCGGCGACGACGAGCGGTTCGCGCGCGCGTACCGGCCCGCCCAGGTCGGGCGTTTCACGTTCTGGTTCACCACCGGCCGCTGGGAATGGTCGCCGGAGGTGTACCGGATGCACGGCTACGCCCCCGGCGAGGTCGAGCCGACCACCGAGTTGCTGCTCTCGCACAAGCATCCCGACGACCGCGACGTGGTGGCCGGGCTGATCCACCGCACCATCACCGAGGGTGCGCCCTTCTCCAGCAGGCATCGGTTCCTCGACACCGCCGGCCGGGTGCACACGGTGATGGTGGTCGCCGATCGCCTCCTCAACGACTACGGCGAGCCGGTCGCCACCACCGGCTACTACCTGGATCTCACCGGCACCGTCGACGCCGCGGCCGCCACCGCCGCGGGGGAGGCCGTCGACGAGGCCTTCGCCGGTGTCGTCGCCGCGCGCGCCGTCACCGAGCAGGCGAAGGGCGTGCTGATGCGCATGTACGGCATCGACGCCGAGCAGGCGTTCAAAGTGCTGGTGTGGCGGTCGCAGGAAGCCAACATCAAATTGCGCGACGTCGCCGCCCAGGTGATCGCGGACCTGAAACTGGTCCCGCCGCCGCCACCGGAGACCATCACTGCTTTCGATCACCTGCTGTTGACCAATCATGAGCGGATCAACCGGCAGCGCGATACGTGA
- a CDS encoding anti-sigma factor: MSETDRRTPWSWFDEAYPYAMDALDPAARRAIDERLAAAGPDLSAEFHTAVRRIQETLAALTVSDAVPPPARLETALMAALDQLDPQVRPLVRRDSTGKLWRLRWLAVAAAAVVAVGGVGIAVVLDRANENPGAVTAQQVVDQPDSREDSVGVTGGGAMTVYQSASLGAAAVSMRDLPALPADRAYQLWVVPQGGTPRSVAVMDGRSTVVTPVVAADTLAVTVEPAGGSPGPTTPAIVSMTVG; the protein is encoded by the coding sequence ATGAGCGAGACAGATCGGCGAACCCCCTGGTCGTGGTTCGACGAGGCCTATCCCTACGCCATGGACGCGCTGGACCCCGCGGCACGGCGCGCGATCGACGAGCGGCTCGCCGCCGCGGGCCCCGACCTGTCGGCGGAGTTCCACACCGCGGTGCGCCGCATCCAGGAGACCCTGGCTGCGCTGACCGTGTCCGACGCGGTGCCGCCGCCGGCCCGGCTGGAGACCGCGTTGATGGCCGCGCTGGATCAGCTCGATCCCCAGGTGCGTCCGCTCGTCCGCCGCGACAGCACCGGCAAGTTGTGGCGGCTGCGCTGGTTGGCGGTCGCCGCGGCGGCGGTCGTCGCCGTCGGCGGTGTCGGGATCGCGGTGGTCCTGGATCGGGCGAACGAGAACCCGGGCGCGGTGACCGCTCAGCAGGTGGTCGACCAGCCCGACAGCCGGGAGGACTCCGTCGGGGTCACCGGAGGTGGCGCGATGACGGTGTACCAGTCGGCGTCGCTCGGCGCCGCGGCGGTGTCGATGCGGGATCTGCCCGCGTTGCCCGCGGATCGCGCGTACCAGCTGTGGGTGGTGCCCCAGGGCGGCACACCGCGATCGGTGGCCGTGATGGACGGCCGATCCACGGTCGTCACGCCGGTGGTCGCCGCCGACACCCTCGCGGTGACGGTCGAACCCGCGGGTGGTTCCCCCGGGCCGACCACCCCGGCGATCGTCAGCATGACTGTCGGCTGA
- a CDS encoding glycine betaine ABC transporter substrate-binding protein produces the protein MSRTRSIPLLALLAALVAGCGLVSSSGTFHDATLPGGDRPLDGATLVVTSKSFTEGVLLGKITATYLAAAGASVTDLTGAPGSASSRQAQLNGDADVLWEYTGTGWVNYHNQTETITDPQELWQRVHDIEKRDHDLEWLPPANFNDTYAFAAAGPTAQRLGVTSLSDVAALPVPERTFCVDDEFFSRSDGFLPMLQKYGIPYNDPNGVPAGNVTRMDAGVVYTATADSAPCHFGMVYTTDGRVKNLNLTVLDDDQKFFLPYSGAAVVRGVVIENHPELRALLGTISERLTDDLMQELNGRVDIDGEDPADVAYDWLKGEGLIE, from the coding sequence ATGAGCCGGACCCGGTCGATCCCCCTGCTGGCCCTGCTCGCCGCGCTGGTCGCCGGGTGCGGGCTGGTGAGTTCGTCGGGGACCTTCCACGACGCGACCCTGCCCGGCGGTGACCGTCCGCTCGACGGCGCCACGCTGGTCGTGACGTCCAAGAGCTTCACCGAGGGCGTGCTGCTGGGCAAGATCACCGCCACCTACCTGGCCGCGGCGGGCGCGTCGGTGACCGACCTGACCGGGGCACCCGGCTCGGCCTCCTCACGGCAGGCCCAGCTCAACGGGGACGCGGACGTGCTGTGGGAGTACACCGGCACCGGCTGGGTGAACTATCACAACCAGACCGAGACGATCACCGACCCGCAGGAACTGTGGCAGCGCGTGCACGACATCGAGAAGCGCGACCACGACCTGGAGTGGTTGCCGCCGGCCAACTTCAACGACACCTACGCCTTCGCCGCCGCGGGCCCGACCGCGCAACGGCTGGGCGTGACCTCGCTGTCGGACGTCGCCGCCCTGCCGGTGCCGGAGCGGACCTTCTGCGTCGATGACGAATTCTTCAGCCGCTCCGACGGATTCCTGCCGATGCTGCAGAAATACGGTATCCCCTACAACGATCCGAACGGGGTGCCCGCGGGCAATGTCACCCGGATGGACGCCGGTGTCGTCTACACCGCGACCGCCGACAGCGCACCGTGCCACTTCGGCATGGTCTACACCACCGACGGCCGGGTGAAGAACCTGAACCTGACCGTGCTCGACGACGACCAGAAGTTCTTCCTGCCCTACAGCGGCGCCGCCGTCGTGCGCGGCGTGGTCATCGAGAACCATCCCGAACTGCGCGCCCTGCTCGGCACCATCTCCGAACGCCTCACCGACGACCTGATGCAGGAACTCAACGGGCGCGTGGACATCGACGGCGAGGATCCGGCGGATGTGGCCTACGACTGGTTGAAGGGCGAGGGCTTGATCGAGTAG